From Magnolia sinica isolate HGM2019 chromosome 13, MsV1, whole genome shotgun sequence, one genomic window encodes:
- the LOC131223529 gene encoding glycine-rich RNA-binding protein RZ1C-like isoform X4: MHLVGVSDIPIQFTEERDTGRPRGFGFVTFADQRAMENAISDMHGRELGGRMISVNRAQPKHGSDDHGYGYSGGFSTGGRGSYGSSGGDRDRSGGRTECFKCGRPGHWARECPSSGGGGGGSGGRFPSRSRFGGGSRGGDRFGGDRFGGDRYGSDRYTDDRYDGGRYGDRDRVDNRDRGYGGRDRYAGDRYPPGGDRFQGGGDRYGPSDRYPQNGYGKDRGYDREGGPRGGGDRYGGSGGPARYDGGSFRERPGPYDRPSRGGRPSSYERY, from the coding sequence GAAAGGGACACAGGCCGCCCTCGTGGTTTTGGATTTGTGACCTTTGCAGATCAACGGGCAATGGAAAATGCCATCAGTGATATGCACGGCAGGGAGCTGGGAGGTCGGATGATCTCGGTGAACAGGGCCCAGCCAAAGCATGGCTCGGACGATCACGGCTATGGATACAGTGGGGGTTTCTCAACAGGAGGGCGGGGGAGCTATGGTAGCAGCGGAGGAGATCGAGATCGGTCAGGAGGGCGCACTGAGTGCTTCAAGTGTGGCCGCCCAGGACATTGGGCCCGAGAATGCCCTTCTTCTGGTGGCGGCGGCGGTGGCAGCGGGGGCAGATTCCCATCTCGCTCTAGGTTTGGTGGCGGCAGCCGTGGTGGGGACCGCTTTGGAGGGGATCGCTTTGGAGGAGACCGCTATGGCAGTGATCGCTACACGGATGATCGGTATGATGGTGGTCGCTATGGAGATAGAGACCGAGTTGACAACCGCGACAGAGGGTACGGGGGCCGAGATCGTTATGCTGGTGATAGGTACCCACCTGGTGGGGACCGCTTTCAGGGTGGTGGTGACCGGTATGGACCATCAGACCGGTACCCTCAGAATGGATATGGTAAGGACAGGGGTTATGACAGGGAAGGGGGCCCAAGAGGTGGTGGGGACAGGTATGGTGGTAGTGGTGGGCCTGCACGTTATGATGGGGGTAGCTTCAGGGAGAGGCCAGGGCCCTATGACCGCCCCAGCAGGGGAGGACGCCCGTCTTCGTACGAACGCTATTGA
- the LOC131223529 gene encoding glycine-rich RNA-binding protein RZ1C-like isoform X5 yields the protein MQERDTGRPRGFGFVTFADQRAMENAISDMHGRELGGRMISVNRAQPKHGSDDHGYGYSGGFSTGGRGSYGSSGGDRDRSGGRTECFKCGRPGHWARECPSSGGGGGGSGGRFPSRSRFGGGSRGGDRFGGDRFGGDRYGSDRYTDDRYDGGRYGDRDRVDNRDRGYGGRDRYAGDRYPPGGDRFQGGGDRYGPSDRYPQNGYGKDRGYDREGGPRGGGDRYGGSGGPARYDGGSFRERPGPYDRPSRGGRPSSYERY from the coding sequence ATGCAGGAAAGGGACACAGGCCGCCCTCGTGGTTTTGGATTTGTGACCTTTGCAGATCAACGGGCAATGGAAAATGCCATCAGTGATATGCACGGCAGGGAGCTGGGAGGTCGGATGATCTCGGTGAACAGGGCCCAGCCAAAGCATGGCTCGGACGATCACGGCTATGGATACAGTGGGGGTTTCTCAACAGGAGGGCGGGGGAGCTATGGTAGCAGCGGAGGAGATCGAGATCGGTCAGGAGGGCGCACTGAGTGCTTCAAGTGTGGCCGCCCAGGACATTGGGCCCGAGAATGCCCTTCTTCTGGTGGCGGCGGCGGTGGCAGCGGGGGCAGATTCCCATCTCGCTCTAGGTTTGGTGGCGGCAGCCGTGGTGGGGACCGCTTTGGAGGGGATCGCTTTGGAGGAGACCGCTATGGCAGTGATCGCTACACGGATGATCGGTATGATGGTGGTCGCTATGGAGATAGAGACCGAGTTGACAACCGCGACAGAGGGTACGGGGGCCGAGATCGTTATGCTGGTGATAGGTACCCACCTGGTGGGGACCGCTTTCAGGGTGGTGGTGACCGGTATGGACCATCAGACCGGTACCCTCAGAATGGATATGGTAAGGACAGGGGTTATGACAGGGAAGGGGGCCCAAGAGGTGGTGGGGACAGGTATGGTGGTAGTGGTGGGCCTGCACGTTATGATGGGGGTAGCTTCAGGGAGAGGCCAGGGCCCTATGACCGCCCCAGCAGGGGAGGACGCCCGTCTTCGTACGAACGCTATTGA
- the LOC131223529 gene encoding glycine-rich RNA-binding protein RZ1C-like isoform X3 — protein MHLVGVSDIPIQFTEIMQERDTGRPRGFGFVTFADQRAMENAISDMHGRELGGRMISVNRAQPKHGSDDHGYGYSGGFSTGGRGSYGSSGGDRDRSGGRTECFKCGRPGHWARECPSSGGGGGGSGGRFPSRSRFGGGSRGGDRFGGDRFGGDRYGSDRYTDDRYDGGRYGDRDRVDNRDRGYGGRDRYAGDRYPPGGDRFQGGGDRYGPSDRYPQNGYGKDRGYDREGGPRGGGDRYGGSGGPARYDGGSFRERPGPYDRPSRGGRPSSYERY, from the coding sequence ATTATGCAGGAAAGGGACACAGGCCGCCCTCGTGGTTTTGGATTTGTGACCTTTGCAGATCAACGGGCAATGGAAAATGCCATCAGTGATATGCACGGCAGGGAGCTGGGAGGTCGGATGATCTCGGTGAACAGGGCCCAGCCAAAGCATGGCTCGGACGATCACGGCTATGGATACAGTGGGGGTTTCTCAACAGGAGGGCGGGGGAGCTATGGTAGCAGCGGAGGAGATCGAGATCGGTCAGGAGGGCGCACTGAGTGCTTCAAGTGTGGCCGCCCAGGACATTGGGCCCGAGAATGCCCTTCTTCTGGTGGCGGCGGCGGTGGCAGCGGGGGCAGATTCCCATCTCGCTCTAGGTTTGGTGGCGGCAGCCGTGGTGGGGACCGCTTTGGAGGGGATCGCTTTGGAGGAGACCGCTATGGCAGTGATCGCTACACGGATGATCGGTATGATGGTGGTCGCTATGGAGATAGAGACCGAGTTGACAACCGCGACAGAGGGTACGGGGGCCGAGATCGTTATGCTGGTGATAGGTACCCACCTGGTGGGGACCGCTTTCAGGGTGGTGGTGACCGGTATGGACCATCAGACCGGTACCCTCAGAATGGATATGGTAAGGACAGGGGTTATGACAGGGAAGGGGGCCCAAGAGGTGGTGGGGACAGGTATGGTGGTAGTGGTGGGCCTGCACGTTATGATGGGGGTAGCTTCAGGGAGAGGCCAGGGCCCTATGACCGCCCCAGCAGGGGAGGACGCCCGTCTTCGTACGAACGCTATTGA